The Methanoregula boonei 6A8 genome has a window encoding:
- the tfrA gene encoding fumarate reductase (CoM/CoB) subunit TfrA produces the protein MRADGVVDCHVLVIGSGGAGVRAAIGAARYGTTLLLSKTLAGKGGCTPMAEGGYNAVLREADSCEIHYEDTLRGGAFLNEPELVRILVQESPERVNELVGWGAVFDFTNECEIAQRPFGGQRFPRTCYAGDRTGHEMMMTLMERFDSSGATKMEEVTAIDLLKESGRVIGAFALDENGDEVIITADSTILATGGGSRVYDISTNSSSGTGDGFAMGYRAGAELIDMEMVQFHPTGAVYPYDARGRLITEAVRGEGGILKNSLGERFMKRYDPVRMELSTRDVVARAIATEIAAGRSTPHGGVYLDVTHLPKEQIETRLPLMLEQFLTYGVDIRTQPMEVAPTAHHIMGGIRITPKCATTVPGLFACGETAGGVQGANRLGGNALAETQVFGKRAGEAAGQGERRVKKIDPAQLAEIRARTEGFLSGTKNPAHVRKELQKTMWQDAGIFRDEAGLKRALATAEHLLTAPIRAASPAGIVECCIVQNMCLTAALICRSALARPESRGANMRVDLAQEWDAEHSPYGHTYISKHRQGISRHGVPA, from the coding sequence ATGCGTGCAGACGGGGTTGTGGACTGCCATGTGCTGGTAATTGGGAGCGGCGGCGCAGGAGTACGGGCTGCAATCGGGGCGGCCCGGTACGGAACAACCCTGCTTCTCTCAAAGACCCTCGCGGGAAAGGGCGGGTGCACCCCGATGGCAGAAGGCGGCTACAATGCAGTGCTGCGCGAGGCCGACTCCTGCGAGATCCATTACGAGGACACCCTGCGGGGCGGGGCGTTCCTCAACGAGCCGGAACTTGTCCGGATCCTGGTGCAGGAATCCCCGGAGAGGGTCAACGAGCTGGTCGGCTGGGGGGCGGTCTTTGATTTCACCAATGAATGCGAGATTGCCCAGCGTCCGTTCGGGGGCCAGCGGTTTCCCCGGACCTGCTATGCAGGTGACCGGACCGGTCACGAAATGATGATGACGCTCATGGAGCGTTTCGATTCCTCGGGTGCGACAAAGATGGAAGAAGTGACCGCGATCGATCTGCTCAAGGAAAGCGGACGGGTGATCGGGGCCTTTGCCCTTGACGAGAACGGGGACGAGGTGATCATCACCGCGGACAGCACCATCCTTGCTACCGGAGGGGGTTCCCGGGTCTATGACATTTCCACGAACTCGTCGAGCGGCACCGGGGACGGCTTTGCTATGGGCTACCGGGCCGGGGCCGAACTCATCGACATGGAGATGGTGCAGTTCCACCCGACCGGCGCAGTGTACCCCTACGATGCCCGGGGCCGGCTCATCACGGAAGCCGTGCGGGGCGAGGGAGGCATTCTCAAAAACTCTCTGGGCGAGCGGTTCATGAAACGCTATGACCCGGTCCGGATGGAGCTCTCCACCCGGGACGTGGTGGCCCGGGCGATCGCTACCGAGATTGCAGCCGGCCGGAGTACGCCGCACGGGGGGGTGTACCTGGATGTCACGCACCTCCCAAAAGAGCAGATCGAGACCCGGCTCCCGCTGATGCTCGAACAGTTCCTGACCTACGGGGTGGACATCCGTACGCAGCCCATGGAAGTAGCTCCCACCGCCCACCACATCATGGGCGGGATCCGGATCACGCCGAAGTGTGCAACCACCGTGCCGGGCCTCTTTGCCTGCGGTGAGACCGCCGGGGGCGTGCAGGGTGCAAACAGGCTTGGAGGAAACGCCCTTGCCGAGACCCAGGTCTTTGGGAAACGCGCCGGGGAGGCGGCCGGGCAGGGTGAGAGGCGGGTAAAGAAGATCGATCCCGCACAGCTGGCGGAGATCCGGGCACGGACAGAGGGCTTCCTCTCGGGAACAAAAAACCCGGCCCATGTCAGAAAGGAACTCCAGAAAACAATGTGGCAGGATGCCGGTATCTTCCGGGACGAGGCCGGGCTTAAGCGTGCGCTTGCCACGGCAGAACATCTGCTCACAGCTCCGATCCGGGCGGCCTCTCCTGCCGGGATTGTGGAGTGCTGCATAGTGCAGAACATGTGCCTGACGGCAGCGCTCATCTGCCGTTCGGCTCTTGCCCGGCCGGAATCCCGTGGTGCAAACATGCGGGTGGACCTCGCACAGGAATGGGATGCGGAGCACTCGCCCTACGGCCACACGTACATCTCGAAGCACCGCCAGGGAATTTCCCGGCACGGGGTGCCGGCATGA